Part of the Gadus macrocephalus chromosome 22, ASM3116895v1 genome, GCGGTTAATGTGTGCGGAGACGTGAGCGGATGTTTCCGCACTTCGAGGCTTTGGTTGCCCTGTTGGTCGTTCACCTTTCCGCCCCTTTCAGTggcaatgaaaaaaaacaatgaaaccCACAACCCCACAcaaaaatccacacacacacacacacacacacacacacacacacacacacacacacacacacacacacacgcacacacacaaagtccaaTACACGGAAAGGCAAGGAAGATTAGTGTGTGACCCTGTCACCGACATAATCCTTGCTTGCGATAGAAAATCTAGATATAAACATGTCCTATTTGCTCCCGTTCCATCCGTAAGCTCTATTATGAAAAGCATAGTTATATATTTATCATACTTAATAATACACAAACTTAGTCCCTCTGTTTCCTATGGTTGCCCTAAGCAATAATTGCTTTCTGAATATACAACATTTGGTTTGCATAGATAATAATAAAGTGCAAGAGGTATTTCTTAAAGCTTTATACTGTATTTCCCCTGGCCTCGGAGCAACTGCACTTTGAAGTAACTTGCGCCTCGGCTGGACCTAAACCGACAGCTTCTTTCCATTCGCCGCTCTGTCCACCGCACGCATTTCGGGGAGACGCCCAGAGTAAACAAAACATCCACTGgaatgtttttctgtttcttcCCCCTCTGGTTGTAGGTCTCCGGCGTCACCAACAGGGCGCGATGTTGCAGTCTAGAGTGCTTCTCAATCCACtgcgcactcactcacacactcagacagagaCCTGGCTCAGGGCTCGCTGTACTGGATCTCGTCTGAGTGGTTGGACAGCTTGTCCaggtgctccatctcgttgaaGCGCTCGGCCACGCAGTGTGCCGTCAGCCGCGCCTCCGGGTCGTGGTCCCAGCACTCGTCGATACTGGCGCACACCGTCTGGATGCCCTGCAGGGGGAGCAGTGGAGCGCACGTCTCAGAACAATGCAACCAGTAATGGAAGCGAGGGATACAAgcgagtgtatgtgtatgtgtgtgtgtacatgtgtgtcactcatctgtgtgtgtgtgtctgtcatctgtgcgtgcgtgtgtgtgtgtgtgggtctggtgTGTCATctgttgcgtgcgtgtgtatgtgtgtgcgtgtgtgtttaccggGTGGTTGATCCAGGTGTTGGGGATCTCAGGCCGGCCTCTGTCTCTGAGCACACTGTCCTTCATGCTCTCCACACACGGGTGCTCTCTCACCTTGCCAAAAGGGGGCTCATACTCCTTCACCtctgcaacacaacacacagatagacagccggtcaaacacacacagatgggacGCCATGACTTTTGAGGACATCGTGTGTTTGAGGTTCCAACTGGTCTGTTTGGGGGGGGAAAGCACAGAAAAGACAATGCATTCGTATTAACACAGTCATCTAACAGTCGAACAGTCCTCTTCCTTGTGGATCATTGTGCGTTGCATTATATTGCATCAGAGTCCACTGTGATCCGCAAGGAAAACCGCTCGTTGCGGACAGAGGGGCTGGAGATGAGAGTGGCTGAAAAGGAGCATCCCTGTTCACCTTCCTCATCGACTGGCCTAAGCCCCTTTTCACCAGCCTAGCACCGTGGTCTTTGTCAGCagttctgcagcagcagcttctCAAGTGCTTTTCCAGGCTAGCGTAGCAGTTTAGCTACTTCATCCGGACAGCAGAATATTCAAATCCTGCACAACATGGAAGGCCATGAATTTAGGTCAAGACTTTATTCTCTTTTTATCTTTCCTCGGGGTAGTACAcaaggcaaagaaaaaaaaaatccctgtcCTTTGATGAATGGTCGGACATTTTGGGATAAGAGGGATTTCAAAGCAGGAGGAGATAAGAGAGGAGCTGACAGAGACAAGTAGCTTGCAGAACGTTGCATTGGTACAAACGACTTATTTCCTTTCCAGTCAAAGCACTCACTATTATAAGATGAACCAGGATTTGTTTTAACAGCCGACAAATGAAAGCCAGGATCGGCAAAACAGATGAGGTCCTGtaactcaaacatacacaccacaGTGTGAAAACAATCGTACATCTAAAAAGGTAACCCAGAGAGAGGATGGTCTTATGACCGTAAAAGCGCAAAAATCTGCTCATTATGAAGaccacaatacaatacaaataaagaaaaacGGTCTTTAAAAGACATAAACCTCCGTTGCTGTCTTCctactctaacacacacagctccccTTGATGTGTAAGTACCATGTGATTCCACTGGTAGGGTCAGATTACAGACGTGACAGCCCGATCTCAGCAAACGGTAACTGCACAAGACAACAGGAAGGTCCGGTGATGCCAGAGCGTAGGCCTGCAGTACACACTCTGTAAGCGGACACTTCCTGTTTGTCTCTAGAtgcagaaaggggggggggggggggtctacgtCGGTAGAGATACCCCAATCCAACAACGCGACCGCCACACAGACTTTGCATGTACACAAACATCCATGTCGCTCTAAGACCCTTTCAACTCTGTGTATGCGTCTGCCAACGTGTTGTGTAAACTCTTGCGCAAACCTTTGTTTACACACTACTGCCAAACAACGGGGTCCCAAAAATATCCCCCCGCATCCCACCAATCAGGGCCTCCGTGGGTTGTAAACAACGCAGCCAAACCCCAGGTGGAATGACGAGCACAGCCCTGCAATCAGAAGGACGAGATGTTTTCCCTCTTCCACCCCTTCGCAGGCCAAAAAAAACCTTAAACTGCAACAATAATCACGGGGCCTCTGAGGATACCGACACTGCATGTGTAATTGTTGCAGCGGTTTGCAGAAGTCAAGACGCTCCTCGTCGACAATTTCACAGCGAGGCGACATTCCCCGGATGAGGCAACGATGGGGAAGCGAAGCTACAACCCTTAGCGGAGCTGACAGCGAGGGGGTGAAGAATGTTTTTCCGCacggtctctctccttctgctccccccccccccccccgactttgCGTTATTGTCAGGACCGGCCCTTCAGTTCCAGCCACCGAGGGGTTCTGCAGCCATAAAGACATGCGCTACCACTACGCTGCGGCAGCTACGGCGTCTGAATACCATAACCACTTCTGACGCCCCTCTCAGAAAACAGACAGGTCTCTCGTGTTGGGCGTTTCCTGCGGATGATGGCCAGTGTTTCTGGCAGTGCTGTCCGCTCCCACCAAGCCATAAGATACACTGTTATGTCTCGTCTAAATCGGCCATGCCGCGGCCGGCACCTTGCTTTATTTTGAAATGTGGTCTTCACGCTGTAGGTCTGATGGGTGGGAGGCCGTGGGGTGCATAACTTGATGCTCTTCCACTCGTGTCTtgcaagctgtgtgtgtgtgtgtgtgtgtgtgtgtgtgtttcgatcAGAGCGCCACTtcaatcagtgtgtgtgcatgcgtatatgtgcgcatgtgcatgagtgcatatgtgtgtgtgtgtgtgtgtgtgtgtgtgtgtgtgtgtgtgtgtgtgtgtgtgtgtgtgtgtgtgtgtgtgtgtgtgtgtgtgtgtgtgtgtgtgtgtgtgtgtgtgtgtgtgtgtgtgcgcgcgcgcgtgcgcgtacatgtacgcgtgtgagagagagtcaaaTAGACAGCCCGGGTGTTTGAGCCCCAGGCGAAAGGTTCTGGTTTGAATACCCACTGTTCTACCCCAGTCTACCCCAGTCAACCTCTTCTGCTCAGATGCCCAACTCCTGCATGCTCCTTCATAACACaactctgtattcactgtaggGGTTTCCAATGTAACTAAACGAACAGAGGGAAAATAAATAGGCTACTACTACTCTGACTTTGATGTTGGTGTTTAAAGTGTGGTTTAAACAGCATGCCAGATATAGAGGCTGGGTAAATTGCCAGTGCCAGTATCGGGAGGAAGCAAAacggaagagagacagacaaggaCTGCTTTGCCCATCACAGAAGAGTTATCGTGCGACTGACCACTATTTGGCATGGTTTGGTCGCAGGAGGTTTTCAACAGAGCAGGCATTCTGGTGGAACACAGCACATGGAAACATGTCGTTTTTGATTTGTCGTTGCTTAGGAATTCCTTTGTCAGATGATCCAACACCACTGGAAGCGCTGGTACTTTAGAATGTGATAGTATATGTGTGTAGCTATTAGTCTCCACTGTAGAGCCTTCATCAGTCTACGTCATAATAACGTCACACCGTTTTACTTCCTggtacttaaaaatagtacttgacATCGTTTagaatcttatcctagctatcttgttgtatacggggaatgggttaacctagcaattgtaagcGCTTGGCACTTACAATGTCTATGAACATGCTTaatgtactgacagcgatatattgttgcgtctctttcttctgacaaatgtacttattgtaagtagctttggataaaagcgtctgctaaatgccctaaatgtaaatgtaacagcATTAGCTGGAGGTGAAACAAAGCTACAACTGGAGGCAAATACGAATAGTAGGTTCCATCAACTATCCCAACTTTGTCATCTTGATGTGTTGTTAAATAAAGCTTTTTCTGTTGTAGGTATGGATATGTGACTGAGTTATGTCCACCTATTCGGAAATTGGGGAACTAGGAGGAACGGGTGATTGATCTTGTAACTCTCTTAGCGAGGAAGCTGAAAGAGTTATAGCATGTCCAGCAACAATCCCATAGATAATACAACAATTATGTTTAATGAAGTGTTCATGTTAATTCTTCACAAACAATTAAATATGAGATTGTATGTTATCTTATTCAGCCATGCAAGTGCATTTCTCAGTTAATCTATAGTCGTTTGCTCGGTTTATAATAACCATAGCTCTATAGCAGTGGCAGTATTTTGCACCCTACGTTAGTTCGACATCAAAGCCTCAAATAGCTGGACTGGTTTACTATTGTGTGTCCGGGGACGTAACAGCATTTTGAAAGCATTGTTAGTCTCCTTAGTCGGAATTCTGCCATAAGGCCGTATAATACAATCTCAATGTCATTTTTAGtgtatttaacgttttttttttaggttaGGATGAGTCAGATTCTGAGAGCAGGTCTTCTCTACAGCTCAACAGTGCCACCGTTATTTGGTATAAAGACACGCTTGTTATACGTTTCCAGGGGAATAACCGGAGAAAGAGAGGTTACCTTCAATGAATTCTATAAGTAGCTAAGGTGTCAATGCTAGGTCACACTATGAAGCATGTGACAGTTGCCATGCTTCCTGTCTAAGAACAGTTTGAAGCACAATAGGCAACTCTAAAGTAACACTTGTtccacacacacttagacacacacacacgcgcgcgcacacactcatacctgTAGAAACACACCCCCATACAGTAACAAGCCTACacaaacaggcaaacacacacacaggcgtacgcgcacacgcacacacacatcatgtagAAACCCACCCCCATACAataacaagcgcacacacacacacacacacacacacacacacacacacacacacacacacacacacacacacacacacacacacacacacacacacacacacacacacacacacacacacacacacacatgctgacaaTGACaccaaaacattcacacacgtagaaacacacacccatacacacaaacatacagccaCAGTTGCCCCTTGCAGCCTTGCTTTCTAACCTCACTGAAACCCTCAATGGGTCGAGTGCGTTTCTCCACTACAGCAGCTTAGCATTCAGCAGCACAACTCAACCACCAGTTAACCCAACACCATCCCACCCCGGCCCATCCTCCTGACCAACGCCCTCCCACTGACGGTTCCCAACTCCTAAATCTAGAGCAGCAAATTATACAGGAGGGACATTTTTAGGCGACTCAAGGGGCGGAAGCCTTCTTGGAAAAAGTTGTTGACCTCCATTTTTTCCCCTGAGTTTTAgtatttgttctctctctctctctctctctctctctctctctctctctctctctctctctctctctctctctctctctctctctctctctctctctctctctctctctctctctctctctctctctctctctctctctctctctctctctctctctctctctcgttgaaAGTTAAAGAAAGCATTACGATATCTCTCGGTTGAGTGGCTGGAGGACTGTCGACTGACGGCTGTGTTCTTCTCGCATGGTGGTCCTCagatcagtcacacacacacacacacacacacacagtctcacacacacacacacacacacacacacacacacacacacacacacacacacacacacacacacacacacacacacacacacacacacacacacacacacacctacctgtctgtcgTTGTAACGTACGCAGGCAATTGGCACCAGAgacaagagagacacagaatgcCAAGACTGCACCCCTAGTCATTATAATGGTGCACTGACATGTGTCAGCctctgagtgcgtgtgtgtgtctgtgtctgtgtgtgtgtgtgtctgtgtgcgtgtgttagtcagtatctaggtgtgtgtgtgtgtgtgtacatctgtgtgcgagtctgtatctgtgtgtgtgtctgtgtgtactcaAGTTTGtctatattttgtgtgtgtgtgtgcgtttgtacacatgtgcacatgtgtgcagcACATACGCCGGCCCCCAGGTGAGCTCAGCGCTCAGGGTGTCACGAGCGAAATCCTCCCAGGCAGAATAACGACCGGCTGCCTCCGCGCGAGGTGTGGGAGGAGAGAGCCCTAGCAGAGAGAGCCGAGCGGAGCAGAAAGCCTGTAACTGGCTAAATACACTCTGCAAACACTTTCTCAGTCACGGCCCTCTGGATCCAACAATCAATACCACCTCGGTCCAATCTGCAGGGGACAACTGCTGGGATACTTTGGCTTGTCGCCGGCGCGTGGCCGTAGTTCAAGCGCGTGTCGGGTTCCTCCCGGCTTTCTCAGGGTGCGTGAGGGCCTGTTGTTTGTTAACCTTTTAACGTGTCGATGTCGCCCTGGGGATtttgttcttttctttttttttttgtccggCCTTGATCTGCCACAGACTTCAGCCCCCTTCCCCTCGGCCTTAAGGAGACGCCAAATGGTAAGGCTGTGCAAAGACCGAccgagacagacacacacacacacacacagacaaagagagagagagagagagagagagagagagagagagagagagagagagagagagagagagagagagagagagagagagagcgaccgagagagagagtcagagacaaagagagtgacagagagatagcGATACACAGACAGAACACAGAAAATGTggagcaacaacaacagatggATCAGTCCGAGTTGCTTTCGCTACGGTCTAGTATCTGTCTAGGTTCTGATCCAGGGATGGGATGGATGCCTTACGAACTACCTCTTTGTAATAAATCCCGCCGTGGACCTGTCTGCCCACAGCGCCGTCGCCACGACAACCGTGAGCTCACCACCACAGCATTTGCCGAGGGACAGTCATTAACCGTTGCATCGTCTTCATCGTCGTAGGAGTATAGGACGGATGGCAGAGGGAGGCGTAGTGACAGCAAGAGAGACCGTTGAAACAAGAGAAAGGGAAGGGTGAGGGACGACAAGGAGAGCGCCTTAGAGCATTAAAATGGATCCCTGAAGGCTGTGTTTACAATCTGTCTAGGAGGCCTTTATCAGTTGATCTGGATGCGGGGGGCTGGTGTCTGGAGCAAAGTATTTCCTTAACACTAGACACTCTGACTCACCCAAAATTTTGGACCAAGCTAAGCGAAATGTTTGAAAAGAAGGGAAAAAAGAGAGGGGAAATACACAAGCACCTATGAACTAATAACCCTCTGGGTAAGCAAAGTCACTCTCTCCACAGTCTAAACAGGAGCATAAACAAACCCATCACCTCCCAATGTCCACGAATGCCAGCCTTTCTCCAGCTGTGACAAACTCTGTGACATCACTGAACTCAGCTCTGAAGCTCTCTGATTCTATCCCAGGGATGCTGCTCTTTACCCGAAAACAGGAAATGGACTGTTTACTCTTCGGAGGTGTATCGCAGGGGAGACACATTGTCCTGGCCTTGTGGGTCGCGGTACCATGCTTTTCCTCTGGGCGACCACGGGGGCGGTGCTAAGGACCAACCccggagggtggtggtgttcggggggagtagggggggagggggaggtgtgacACACCCGGAAAtcccaaaagcagaacggtggGTTTCCCTGAAAAAAAAAGGCCAGTTCCCCAGCAGGGTTTTCTGACACAATGGACACAGCGCCGGTCACAGTGACTGAATGGACCTCAGAGACACGAGGGGGCGTCGGGGGAAAGGGAACAACAAATAACACCCGTGTTGACACAAATACTCGCCCCTTGCCCTGCGTCGTGTTCGATAACGGGCCCGTTTCTATTCCCTCATATCCTGGCCTTGTTTTTTTGCCGCCGAGTGACAAAACAGGAACTCGGGGTACATTAGCCGGGTGTTAGAGACGGCGGTCTCGTGACCTCCGCAagattgattgtgtgtgtgacaccgcaagggaggggggggttctgtTCCCACAGTGATTAATGGAGTTGGAGTCCAGTGGTACATGAGTCAGGGCGGCTACAAGCTTTCCCTCCTTACGAGTGAACTCTGGGCTGAAGCACCGGTCAACCGGGCCtgttctgcagtgtgtgtgtgtgtgtgtgtgtgtgtgtgtctgtgtaggtgtgtgtgtgtgtgtgtgtgtgtgtgtgtgtgtgtgtgtgtgtgtgtgtgtgtgtgtgtgtgtgtgtgtgtgtgtgtgtgtgtgtgtgtgtgtgtgtgtgtgtgtgcagcgatCGTCCATCCGACCTATTGATTTCCTTGGTGTGGCTAATGACTCCGCTTTATCGCTGGTTGTTATTACCCCCATTATTTCCTTAAAGGGCCAGTGAACCCAAATCCGTTTTGTCTTCGACGTCACAACCAAGGGTCACCTGcagtgaagtgtgtgtggacgtgtggagctctgtccggGCATTGGCTTATTTTAATGTCTgtgtccgagagagggttaaaGGCATTTCATATTCAACATCACTCTTTGTAATGCTCCAATCCAACGATCCAACTAAATTAATATCCTGCTTCCTAGAATTCACTccaaatttttttttgcaaatctcATCATGCTTGAATTCGAGCTGAAACAGGAGTTCACTTCCACTCAAAAGTTCCCCTGGTCTCTGCTCAAATCTCATGATGCAAACCCGCTAATTGAtgacatgcataaacacatttGTAAGACATCACTACTATCGGTAATCGTCTGCTGAATCCTAGGCTCATGTACAGGCCTGCTTAATCATCCCAAATaaagagctgctgctgctgaaggcATCTGGGCTTCAGCCCACACGCAGTCCGCACACACCCCCACAACGCCCACGCAGTCTGATCTCTGGGTGAGGAGAAGGCCTTACCTCCGATAGCACTGCACCTGGACGTGATCTCCCACAGGACCAGGGCCATGGAGTAGACGTCCGTCTGCTTGAAGGACTCGATGTTCTCCAGGTTGATCCTGGACTCCAGCACCTCTGGAGCCATGTACCTGGCGGTGCCCACCTGACCCGGCggacaggagggggagaggtggacATTAATACCTAATGGGATGCATTAGTCAtgaccacacagccacacacacacacacatgcatacaagtggatgcatatgcacacacacacacacacacacacacacacaaagataaaactatcgtacacacacacacacacacacacacacacacacacacaaacacacaaagataaaactgacacatacacaaagataaaactagcacacactcacacacaaagataaaactggcacgcacacacatacacacagacacaaagataaAACTGACATGTACTCAAAGataaaactgacacacacacacacacacacacacacacacacacacacaaacacacacacacccacatgcacacttaGTGGGATGCCGAAGACTGCGATGCCAGGAGCCATTTTTTGATTATTCTTTTAAATGCTAGCACATTTAATGGATTCATACTTGGCATGGTGCCACTCAGAGCCAGCGCCTAACAGAGCAATCAAAAATTTTCGGAATCTTCCCTCGTAAGCTGGAAAACGAATAAGCTGAATAAATCCACCTCCTTGTCCCAGGTGTTCGCTCTCTATCAGTCAGTGCATTAGTGGCATTTCAATGCAAGAGGCGGTGTCCTCTCGAGGCCTTTTCACAGAAGACCTAATGGCCCTGGTCAATTACGCACTGCATGATCGTGTCCTTGTGGATTCATCAAATCTGTTATTCTGACAAAGATAGCCGGATGACAAGCTAATAAAATACCTAATCAAAACATATTCCCCCAGCAAATGATGAGCTGGGGCCAAGGGACAAGGGCTCCCGAGCACAAAGTGAGAGCGGACGAGCGGGGACCTCTATTAACCACCTTTCGTTTATTTTTTCGCCAGTGCAAGCTGATGGAAAAGCACTCCATGAGGGTTTATCATAACCCCCTCACACCGGCACTTCCCTGTAGCCCCATCCGGCGACAAGGCCAAAAAGTACAGAGTTGTCACCACAGTGACGATTATCCACTCTTGGCACAGGGCCGGCGCTTCCAGTTCCAGCCATCAAAGGCTTCACAGGTAAACGATCATTTTGTGCATGCAGTGGGATCGGCCGCTCTTACCTGCCCGCTGTTGGCCAGCTCGTCCACCGACAGGGAGTTGTCCAGGCGCAGCCCGAGGCCAAAGTCGCACAGGACGCAGGTGAGGTCACCCTTGACCAGCACGTTGGAGCTCTTGATGTCCCGGTGCACGATGGGCACCTTGTAGCGTCCGCAGGGCGTGCGGTCGCTGTGGAGGTGGGCGATGCCTCGGGCCAGCGAGCCGCCCAGCGTCCACAGGTCCCGCCAGCTGACGACGTGGTGGATGAGGTGCTCCTGGAGGCTGCCGCGCGGGTGGTACGCCGTGATCAGCCAGTACTGCTTGTGCACCTTGCGCTCCTCCGCCGTCAGGAAGTGCAGCACGTTCTCGTGCCGCAGGTCGGCATCCGAGAAGATGTCCTTCTCGTTCTTCCACGAGGCGTACTCCTCGTCCTGGAAGATCTTGACGGCCACCGTCTCAAAGGCCTGCTCCGTGCCCGTGACCCCGCCGACGCCGCCCACCACCACGGTGCCCTGCTTCAGCTTGGCCCGGTAGACCTCGGCGAAGCGGCCCTTGCCCACCTGGGCGTCCAGCTCGATGGGCAGCAGCTCCGTGTTGTGGTTGAGGTTGTTGGCGTGCGTGGAGCTGCTGTCCGAGCCCTCGTCGTCCATCATGTTGGCGTGCTCGTCGTGGTAGTGCAGCGGCTGGCCCCTCTTGCGTAAGGGCCGGGCGTGCCGCTGGCGGTACACCCGGTAGATGTAGAAAGAGGTTACCACCAGGACGGCCAGCACCAGCAGGGGCACGAGGCTCACCAGGATCACCGACACCACCTGCTCCAGCAGGTCTgagactagaggaggaggaggaggactttgTTGTTATTGCAGCCGGGAGAGAATCGTcatatatttcatatatttatatttgacaCACATATTTCATATGTGTGTCATATATGTGTTTCATATTaatacacaacaacaaaaataaatttCTTTGTCCAAACAATTgggattttatttatatttttaatcattattgtattttatttcttaTATTATTGAATTGTTTCCCGGGATAGTTAATTCCATCCAAAACATCATATCACAAAAAGAAAGCTATCCTTTTAGATAGAAACCCATAGACCACACCTGACCCTTTCTCCCTTTAATATCTGTAATAATCACAGAGCTAAAGTTAGAGCGGAGCCTGcacactagggcccgaccgatattgatttttgagtgccgatgccgatgccgattattttcagagaaaaattacgattacgatttaatcggccgatttaaaaaaaataaaaaaaataaaataaaataaaaaaacataaaacgtagtttttgataccttaaatatactttaaacacttttgacgaatatgtgaattgaatgcagaatctttgagtgttttagaatacatttacagtcaaaaatgagtgtaatgtaaaatgtaaaataaataactaactcccaatgtgctgcgctcgtgagcagtgactaacacgtgcgtgctgagcagtatggtctcaccgttagagtctacagtataacaaattaacatggcctgggacctaaagaaaaacaggcacaacatgctcaaacaacgcgtcttgtgtacattggtgaggtgagcgcgcagctgcctgagcgagcgtgctttcatgttgtacggtaaaattcaatctcctcttttttactccagctaaagttgttagttagcaaggcgagtaggagcgcaatctgcaggatactaatcgcaataacatttataaaaaaaataaaaaaaataaaaaaaatcggttgtaatcggcgtctttttggccgatgccgattattttcaaaaaggctataatcggccgattaaatcggcaggccgataaatcggtcgggccctactgcacacacacacacacacacacacacacacacacacacacacacacacacacacacacacacacacacacacacacacacacacacacacacacacacacacacacacacacacacacacactgcctgctGCAGAATTCTTCCCATCACTCCGCCACACATTGGGCCTTGTTTATAGCCCATGCCTGCCTGCGAGTACAACTGGGAAAGTAGGAAAGAGTGTGCTATTGTCATTCACTTTTTCTGTAAGCTAAAGCAGTGAAATAAATATGAGCCATAAAAAGTTGCATCCAGACACAACGTTACGCTGTCGGCACTGGCTGGGCTCTTGGAAGATCTGTAAATGCCTCG contains:
- the LOC132450728 gene encoding TGF-beta receptor type-2-like, which encodes MALLRFSAFWYGTILCLSILSDNLEATPGLLKQSQLCKFCDVRPTNCTGVGRCEAGCEISSTCAHTSEVCVTIWRKKDDNVTMDTICHNPALRLHGLLLDDYNNTKCEMKERKGMGYKFFICSCTYEECNEHIYFSPFSDLLEQVVSVILVSLVPLLVLAVLVVTSFYIYRVYRQRHARPLRKRGQPLHYHDEHANMMDDEGSDSSSTHANNLNHNTELLPIELDAQVGKGRFAEVYRAKLKQGTVVVGGVGGVTGTEQAFETVAVKIFQDEEYASWKNEKDIFSDADLRHENVLHFLTAEERKVHKQYWLITAYHPRGSLQEHLIHHVVSWRDLWTLGGSLARGIAHLHSDRTPCGRYKVPIVHRDIKSSNVLVKGDLTCVLCDFGLGLRLDNSLSVDELANSGQVGTARYMAPEVLESRINLENIESFKQTDVYSMALVLWEITSRCSAIGEVKEYEPPFGKVREHPCVESMKDSVLRDRGRPEIPNTWINHPGIQTVCASIDECWDHDPEARLTAHCVAERFNEMEHLDKLSNHSDEIQYSEP